A region from the Stygiolobus caldivivus genome encodes:
- a CDS encoding hydrogenase/urease maturation nickel metallochaperone HypA — MHEWSVAEGILRSVIEWAKENNLDSVRKVKVAIPSFTFLELDILKEAYDTLKRGTVLEKSSLEVVYKDPLFKCRNCGNTFNLNQVLGELNEVREEFGEEYPLHLVPGLAPAFIKCPKCGSNDVEVSPQDITIEEVEVNGTAGSSG, encoded by the coding sequence ATGCATGAGTGGTCTGTAGCTGAGGGAATTTTAAGGAGCGTCATAGAATGGGCTAAAGAAAACAACCTTGACTCCGTAAGAAAAGTAAAAGTCGCAATACCGTCCTTTACTTTTTTAGAACTAGATATCCTTAAGGAGGCTTATGACACACTGAAACGTGGGACTGTACTGGAGAAGAGTTCGTTGGAAGTCGTATATAAAGACCCATTATTTAAGTGTAGAAACTGCGGTAACACATTTAACCTGAACCAGGTCTTAGGAGAACTAAACGAGGTAAGGGAGGAATTCGGTGAAGAATACCCTTTACACCTGGTGCCGGGCCTAGCACCGGCCTTCATAAAGTGTCCCAAATGTGGGTCAAACGACGTGGAAGTAAGTCCTCAAGACATAACAATTGAAGAGGTAGAAGTAAATGGAACCGCTGGAAGCTCTGGCTAG
- a CDS encoding P-loop NTPase, translating to MEPLEALARTKLSNKRVIAVMSAKGGVGKSIISALLSLSFSSSRQTTLIDLDIHTMASTKLFGLEGKVHEVNKKGIVPFSFGKLGVISLGGIVKDRYVVLPGSNTRDVMQSLIAYSDVGEIIVFDLPPGLGDEVLLLEHLTDFTPIVVTIPSKVSVKVVEYLLRYLKERGKRPVLVVNMAYFDCNGKKARPFGGMDYVKNVSEKYGLSLVEAPIDPEIEDYIGRIHEYNGVVRSKIKEVENLVGFPPYSSS from the coding sequence ATGGAACCGCTGGAAGCTCTGGCTAGGACTAAGCTCTCCAACAAGAGAGTTATAGCAGTAATGAGTGCAAAGGGAGGAGTAGGAAAGAGTATTATATCCGCCTTACTCTCACTCTCTTTTTCTTCCTCCAGGCAGACAACGCTAATTGACCTAGACATACATACTATGGCTTCTACGAAGCTATTTGGTTTAGAAGGGAAAGTCCACGAGGTTAACAAGAAGGGGATAGTACCGTTTTCGTTCGGTAAGTTAGGTGTAATAAGTTTAGGGGGAATAGTCAAGGACCGATACGTAGTACTGCCCGGTTCAAACACTAGGGACGTAATGCAGTCACTTATCGCGTATTCAGACGTAGGGGAGATAATAGTGTTCGACCTACCCCCGGGGTTAGGAGACGAAGTTCTCCTGTTAGAGCATTTGACAGACTTTACACCTATTGTAGTTACCATACCTTCTAAGGTTTCCGTCAAAGTCGTAGAGTACCTTTTGAGGTACCTAAAGGAGAGGGGGAAGAGACCGGTCTTAGTAGTAAACATGGCGTATTTCGACTGTAACGGGAAAAAAGCGCGGCCTTTCGGCGGGATGGATTATGTTAAAAACGTAAGCGAGAAATATGGGCTAAGCTTGGTCGAAGCGCCTATAGACCCGGAAATAGAGGACTATATAGGTAGGATTCACGAATACAACGGGGTGGTCAGGAGTAAGATAAAAGAGGTAGAAAATTTAGTAGGGTTTCCCCCATATAGTAGCTCATAA
- the wrbA gene encoding NAD(P)H:quinone oxidoreductase gives MDVKILVLFYGYGSIVELAKEILKGAEEEGAETRLRKVRETIYPELIEKFHVPLDNTKDIPEVSLEDLKWADGIAIGSPTRYGNMAGGMKTFLDTTAPLWRAGDLYGKPVTFFTEASTIHGGHETTILTMSTYAYHFGMIIVPLGYAITEISSTVTGGSPYGATHLSSKKELDENEIKIARFQGKRLAQVAKKLKNS, from the coding sequence ATGGACGTAAAAATACTTGTCTTGTTCTACGGTTATGGGTCAATAGTAGAATTAGCTAAGGAGATATTGAAGGGAGCGGAAGAGGAAGGAGCTGAAACAAGGCTTAGAAAGGTAAGGGAGACCATTTATCCTGAATTAATAGAAAAGTTCCATGTCCCACTTGATAACACAAAGGATATACCTGAAGTGAGCCTAGAAGACCTTAAATGGGCTGACGGGATAGCCATAGGTTCTCCCACAAGATACGGAAATATGGCAGGGGGCATGAAGACGTTCTTAGATACCACAGCACCCTTGTGGAGAGCGGGGGACCTTTACGGTAAACCTGTAACCTTCTTCACTGAAGCGTCTACAATACACGGAGGACATGAAACTACAATACTAACTATGTCCACTTATGCGTATCACTTCGGGATGATAATAGTCCCCCTCGGATACGCTATAACGGAGATTTCGTCCACTGTTACTGGAGGAAGCCCATACGGTGCTACACACCTAAGCTCTAAAAAGGAACTGGATGAAAACGAAATAAAAATTGCAAGGTTTCAAGGAAAGAGGTTGGCTCAAGTGGCCAAGAAGCTTAAAAATTCATGA
- a CDS encoding chloride channel protein, whose amino-acid sequence MNVLQRLGYFEKWFILGIIAGIIAGMAATVFYTLLHLFEFIFIRKFIGISYPEPIGEGGKVSSFVFHPGDYYLIPVSVAIGGLLSGLIVYTFAPEAEGHGTDAAIRAYHYYQGKIRWVVVPVKIIASAITIGSGGSAGREGPTAQFSAGIGSILADLLKLPPEDRRKMVAVGIGAGIGTIFKTPIGGALLSAEILYRRDLEPEILYPSLIASAVGYVIFGSIYGFTPVFGYYSEVFDPLRLPLYAVLGIVSGLLAILYVKSFYGVNSIFKKLKISNYFKPVIGALIMGCIALIAPEVMGTGYGWINLAEYEKINVFYSPLIPALLLLALLPILKILATSFSIGSGGSGGVFAPGLFIGAFVGADLGLIFHYLFPNVVPTIAPFVIIGMASFFGAAGKVPLSVIVMVTEMTGSLQLLPGTMIAVALSYLVSGNYTIYQAQVPTRRDSPAHKLEYEIPLLKMVKVGDAQLSDIKVNIDDNVGTAISKMLGNSFMSLPVVDGNNTFIGVVYLRDLEKASIDESIGKYVVRGAPYVRPESTLEDCWDIMARLRSRWACVVKDGKYLGVLTIDNLLKAYEKNASKLKQDSSNRTT is encoded by the coding sequence GTGAACGTTCTTCAGAGGTTGGGCTATTTTGAAAAGTGGTTTATTCTAGGTATTATAGCGGGTATAATAGCCGGTATGGCCGCTACTGTATTTTATACTTTACTACACTTGTTTGAATTTATATTTATCCGTAAGTTTATAGGTATCTCTTACCCGGAGCCTATAGGAGAAGGGGGAAAGGTCTCCTCCTTTGTTTTTCACCCCGGGGACTACTACCTAATACCCGTATCAGTTGCTATAGGTGGGCTACTTTCCGGGCTCATAGTCTACACGTTCGCACCTGAGGCTGAAGGTCACGGTACAGACGCTGCGATAAGGGCTTACCACTACTACCAAGGAAAAATAAGGTGGGTAGTAGTGCCGGTGAAGATCATAGCTTCAGCAATAACCATAGGCTCCGGAGGGAGTGCAGGGAGAGAAGGGCCTACTGCGCAGTTCTCAGCAGGAATAGGGTCTATCTTAGCCGACCTATTAAAGCTCCCCCCAGAGGACAGACGAAAAATGGTAGCTGTAGGTATCGGGGCAGGAATTGGGACCATCTTTAAAACACCCATAGGCGGAGCCTTACTATCTGCCGAAATACTTTATAGGAGAGACCTTGAACCTGAGATATTATATCCTTCTTTGATAGCTTCAGCAGTAGGTTATGTAATATTCGGCTCAATATACGGCTTTACACCGGTCTTCGGATATTACTCAGAAGTGTTCGACCCCCTCAGACTACCGTTATACGCGGTACTAGGAATAGTTAGCGGACTCTTGGCAATACTCTATGTAAAGTCATTTTACGGTGTGAACTCCATTTTTAAAAAGCTAAAGATCAGTAACTATTTCAAGCCCGTGATCGGAGCGTTGATAATGGGGTGTATAGCGTTAATAGCACCTGAAGTAATGGGGACCGGTTATGGATGGATAAACTTAGCAGAGTATGAAAAGATCAATGTATTTTACTCCCCCCTTATACCCGCCCTGTTACTCCTTGCCCTACTCCCTATACTCAAGATTTTGGCTACCTCCTTCTCCATAGGCTCAGGAGGTAGCGGAGGGGTATTCGCACCGGGGCTCTTTATCGGGGCTTTTGTCGGAGCTGACTTAGGCCTCATCTTTCACTATCTATTCCCTAACGTAGTCCCTACGATAGCGCCATTCGTTATAATAGGTATGGCGTCGTTTTTCGGTGCTGCAGGGAAAGTACCGCTATCGGTAATAGTAATGGTCACCGAAATGACAGGTAGTTTACAGCTCCTACCCGGGACCATGATAGCCGTAGCCCTTTCATACTTAGTTTCAGGGAATTATACGATCTATCAAGCCCAAGTCCCTACCAGAAGGGACTCCCCAGCACATAAACTTGAGTATGAAATACCGTTGCTGAAAATGGTGAAAGTGGGCGACGCTCAGCTCTCCGACATTAAGGTAAATATAGATGATAATGTGGGCACAGCTATATCTAAGATGCTCGGGAACAGTTTCATGAGTTTACCCGTAGTAGACGGTAACAACACTTTTATAGGAGTAGTGTACTTAAGGGACTTAGAAAAGGCAAGCATAGATGAGAGTATAGGTAAATACGTAGTCAGAGGGGCACCGTATGTTAGACCGGAATCTACTTTAGAAGATTGTTGGGACATAATGGCTAGGCTTAGGAGCAGATGGGCATGCGTGGTAAAGGACGGGAAGTACTTGGGTGTATTAACTATAGATAACTTACTAAAGGCATATGAAAAAAACGCCAGTAAACTAAAACAAGACTCTTCTAATAGGACGACATAA
- the rfbC gene encoding dTDP-4-dehydrorhamnose 3,5-epimerase, with protein sequence MPFEFEDIGMGVIRIKPKVFPDRRGFFLEIFKSSDFARFGIPTPLQANMSYSIRGVVRGLHYQITPKEQGKIVFVPRGKIIDVAVDVRRSSSTFGKYTSAELSGENHHMLWIPPGFAHGFQALEDSIVVYFITHNDYSPEHERCVNYKLIDWPIKEVIMSDKDLQCPPLEKAEVFR encoded by the coding sequence ATGCCTTTCGAATTTGAAGATATAGGGATGGGAGTAATCCGTATTAAACCTAAGGTATTCCCTGATAGGAGGGGCTTCTTCCTTGAAATATTTAAGTCCAGTGACTTCGCAAGGTTTGGTATCCCGACCCCTCTACAAGCCAATATGTCTTATTCTATTAGAGGAGTAGTGAGGGGGTTACACTACCAGATAACACCAAAAGAGCAAGGTAAAATCGTGTTCGTCCCCAGAGGGAAGATCATAGACGTAGCAGTAGACGTCAGAAGGTCTTCTAGTACTTTCGGTAAGTACACTAGCGCAGAGCTAAGTGGAGAGAACCACCACATGTTGTGGATCCCACCCGGCTTTGCTCACGGCTTCCAAGCTCTTGAAGACTCCATAGTAGTCTATTTTATAACGCATAACGATTATTCCCCAGAACATGAAAGGTGCGTAAACTATAAGCTGATAGATTGGCCTATAAAAGAGGTCATAATGAGCGATAAAGACTTACAATGCCCACCCCTTGAAAAAGCAGAAGTGTTTAGATGA
- a CDS encoding SDR family oxidoreductase, with protein MRILLTGASGQLGVELSKLLSQKNEVIRLYNSSEVPDGYKIDLTDFPHLEDFIIKKKPEVIINTAAMTEVDKCEIEKEKAYKVNAEAVRHIVRASKVIDAYLLHVSTDYVFDGNKGLYREEDIPNPVNYYGLSKLLGEAFAMSYDDSLVVRTSGVFRNKGFPVYVYKTLKEGKAVSAYKGYYSPISARKLALAIEELINLKKTGVLHVASERISRYELALKIKEKFNLPGEIREVEEVKGWVAKRPYDSSLDSSKARKLLSTDFYTLDIEGMVV; from the coding sequence ATGCGAATATTACTTACAGGGGCCTCAGGTCAATTAGGAGTTGAACTTTCTAAATTACTTTCGCAAAAGAACGAGGTCATAAGACTTTATAATTCATCAGAAGTACCAGACGGCTATAAGATAGACTTGACAGACTTTCCCCACCTGGAAGACTTTATAATAAAGAAGAAGCCTGAAGTAATTATTAACACTGCTGCAATGACAGAAGTGGACAAGTGCGAGATAGAAAAAGAGAAAGCATACAAGGTAAACGCTGAGGCTGTAAGGCATATTGTAAGGGCAAGTAAGGTCATTGACGCCTATTTATTACACGTTAGCACAGACTATGTCTTTGACGGAAATAAGGGGCTGTACAGGGAAGAAGACATACCTAACCCGGTTAACTACTATGGCTTAAGTAAGCTCCTCGGTGAGGCCTTCGCGATGTCCTACGACGATAGCCTGGTAGTGAGGACGTCCGGTGTGTTCAGGAATAAAGGTTTTCCCGTCTACGTGTACAAGACGTTAAAAGAAGGAAAGGCGGTCTCAGCCTATAAGGGGTATTACTCCCCTATTTCAGCGAGGAAATTAGCCCTAGCTATTGAGGAGTTAATAAACCTCAAGAAGACCGGTGTACTCCACGTGGCAAGCGAAAGGATCTCGCGCTATGAACTAGCCCTGAAAATAAAAGAGAAATTTAATTTACCCGGGGAGATCAGGGAAGTGGAAGAAGTAAAGGGGTGGGTAGCTAAAAGGCCTTACGACTCGTCCCTGGACTCCTCTAAGGCTAGGAAGCTCCTCTCTACAGACTTTTACACCCTCGATATCGAAGGGATGGTGGTGTGA
- a CDS encoding glucose-1-phosphate thymidylyltransferase encodes MEAVILHGGQGTRLRPLTHTGPKQLIKVAGKPVSQWVLEQIRDAGIKDVVIILGDNTPTRVVDYYGDGSRFGVKITYVYQGKARGLADAVYKVKDVVSDKFLVYLGDNVVPYDLEKFSSFKGSASILLAKVENPNRFGVAVIEEGKVVKLVEKPKEPISDLALVGVYGFTREIFDVIEGLKPSWRGELEITDAIQGLIDRGREVNYEVVQGWWKDTGTPRDILEANAFLLDRHAERKIEGEVENSTIDGRVIVEKGAVIKNSVVRGPTYIGKDSKVVNSYIGPFTSVGDSSEIVDSEIEYSVILDRVRIKGVSLMDSLVGNNANVEKGGRWQKLIIGENSSVIL; translated from the coding sequence ATGGAGGCTGTAATCCTTCACGGTGGGCAGGGTACCAGGCTCAGGCCCCTAACACATACCGGCCCTAAACAGCTCATAAAAGTAGCCGGAAAACCTGTCTCGCAGTGGGTCTTAGAGCAGATAAGGGACGCAGGGATAAAGGACGTGGTAATTATACTGGGCGATAACACACCTACGAGGGTCGTAGATTATTACGGAGACGGGAGCAGATTCGGGGTGAAAATAACTTATGTATATCAGGGAAAAGCTAGGGGACTAGCGGACGCTGTATATAAAGTAAAGGACGTAGTTTCAGATAAATTCCTCGTCTACCTCGGGGATAACGTCGTACCCTATGACTTAGAAAAATTCTCGTCCTTTAAGGGTTCAGCATCTATACTTTTAGCGAAAGTCGAAAACCCCAACAGGTTCGGTGTGGCGGTAATAGAGGAAGGAAAAGTGGTAAAGCTCGTTGAGAAACCTAAGGAGCCAATATCGGACCTAGCACTGGTAGGTGTCTACGGTTTTACAAGGGAGATCTTTGATGTAATAGAAGGGCTCAAGCCCAGCTGGAGGGGTGAGCTGGAAATAACTGACGCGATCCAGGGGTTAATAGATAGGGGGAGGGAAGTAAACTACGAGGTAGTACAAGGCTGGTGGAAAGACACCGGGACCCCTAGGGACATACTCGAGGCTAACGCTTTTCTCCTTGACAGACACGCTGAGAGAAAGATAGAAGGAGAAGTCGAAAATTCAACCATTGACGGGAGAGTAATAGTGGAGAAAGGGGCTGTGATAAAGAACTCTGTCGTAAGGGGGCCTACATACATAGGTAAGGACAGTAAGGTCGTCAACTCGTACATAGGTCCTTTCACTTCTGTAGGTGATTCTAGTGAAATTGTTGACAGCGAAATAGAATACAGTGTGATCCTAGACAGAGTTAGGATTAAGGGCGTATCGTTGATGGACTCACTAGTTGGTAATAACGCAAATGTAGAGAAAGGAGGAAGGTGGCAAAAGTTAATTATAGGTGAAAACTCTTCGGTGATATTATGA
- a CDS encoding dTDP-glucose 4,6-dehydratase — protein sequence MKIVVIGGAGFIGSAFVRELNKRAIKPLVVDLLTYAGREENLRGTDHEFIRADVRSDEIHEIIKGYSPEVVINFAAETHVDRSIYKPQDFITTNVLGTVNLLEASRKFGFNYVHISTDEVYGEECGDEESPLRPSSPYSASKASADLFVKAYVRTYGIKAILVRPSNNYGPRQFPEKLIPKAIIRTLLGMHVPVYGDGKAERDWIYVEDTARIIYEVMERAKWRGEAYNIPGGQRYNVLDVMRMLGEVMGKEVKIKFVSDRPGHDRRYCMTTSLKYEVTPIKEGLRKTYEWYLNNKWWWEPLIGDKFFVEDEPWVASRS from the coding sequence ATGAAAATAGTGGTAATAGGAGGAGCAGGTTTTATAGGCTCTGCATTCGTAAGGGAGCTTAACAAAAGGGCAATTAAGCCATTAGTCGTTGACTTACTTACTTATGCCGGTAGAGAGGAGAACCTACGTGGTACAGACCACGAGTTTATAAGAGCTGATGTGAGAAGTGATGAGATCCACGAGATCATTAAGGGGTATTCACCGGAGGTAGTAATAAATTTTGCAGCTGAGACGCATGTAGATAGGTCGATTTATAAGCCCCAAGACTTCATTACTACTAACGTCTTAGGGACGGTCAACCTGTTGGAAGCTTCGAGAAAGTTCGGCTTCAATTACGTCCACATTTCGACAGACGAGGTTTACGGTGAAGAGTGCGGGGACGAGGAGTCGCCTTTAAGGCCTTCCTCTCCGTATAGCGCTTCTAAAGCGTCAGCGGACCTCTTCGTAAAAGCCTATGTCAGGACTTACGGCATAAAGGCGATACTAGTCAGGCCCTCTAATAATTACGGGCCGAGACAGTTCCCTGAGAAGTTAATCCCTAAGGCTATAATAAGGACTTTATTGGGTATGCACGTACCGGTCTACGGTGACGGCAAGGCTGAGAGAGACTGGATCTATGTCGAGGACACCGCGAGGATAATATACGAGGTCATGGAGAGGGCTAAGTGGAGAGGAGAGGCATATAATATCCCCGGGGGGCAGAGGTATAACGTATTAGACGTTATGAGGATGTTAGGAGAAGTCATGGGTAAAGAAGTTAAGATAAAGTTTGTCTCAGATAGACCGGGTCATGATAGGAGGTACTGTATGACTACGAGCCTCAAATACGAAGTTACCCCAATAAAAGAAGGGTTAAGGAAGACTTACGAGTGGTATTTGAATAACAAGTGGTGGTGGGAGCCCTTAATAGGTGATAAGTTCTTCGTCGAGGACGAGCCTTGGGTAGCTTCTAGGAGTTAA
- a CDS encoding FkbM family methyltransferase codes for MSSKILEYTRVRPLSVSDSYKMFKYFFTRKRTMREDDENYVRVKYNGMVWNLRYSMLDYDLGILLGTHEYSVLRWINFKDLKTFVDAGAYIGTYTLRAGKAGAYVYSFEPNPFSYRLLKKNVTDNNLTERVQLYNMALFDKSAEMNFSVSSVGSSLFGSNGTLIKVKTITLDSLEISNVDLLKIDVEDAEINVIRGATKTLENTREILIEVRKQRINLIEGILKEKGFKELKRTDTSPTTTYILYNKVK; via the coding sequence ATGTCAAGTAAAATATTAGAGTATACTAGGGTCAGACCTCTTAGTGTTAGCGATTCGTACAAGATGTTCAAGTACTTTTTTACTCGTAAAAGGACAATGAGGGAAGACGACGAAAATTATGTGAGGGTAAAGTATAATGGGATGGTCTGGAACTTAAGGTATTCAATGCTGGATTATGATTTAGGGATTTTATTAGGAACTCATGAATACTCTGTACTTAGATGGATAAATTTTAAGGACTTGAAGACTTTTGTCGATGCCGGAGCATATATAGGCACTTACACGTTGAGGGCAGGTAAGGCGGGAGCCTATGTCTATTCTTTTGAACCTAACCCGTTCAGCTATAGATTATTGAAAAAGAACGTTACAGACAATAACCTAACCGAGAGAGTACAGCTATATAACATGGCATTATTTGATAAATCCGCGGAAATGAATTTCAGCGTAAGCTCAGTAGGTTCATCACTATTCGGTAGTAACGGGACGTTAATTAAGGTAAAGACTATTACCCTAGACTCATTAGAGATATCTAACGTAGATTTGCTTAAAATAGACGTCGAGGATGCGGAAATTAACGTCATTAGGGGAGCTACTAAGACTCTAGAGAATACAAGGGAAATCCTGATAGAGGTGAGAAAACAAAGGATAAATCTCATAGAAGGAATCTTGAAAGAAAAGGGGTTTAAGGAGTTAAAGAGAACAGATACTAGCCCTACGACTACTTATATCCTATATAATAAGGTCAAGTAA
- a CDS encoding glycosyltransferase family 4 protein gives MGFTIVLRVLWNGGVARIAVEQSRVTKSKLLVLRESFNDYDLKGVDVSFLRRKGEKGSFTPLFRRLTKLYAPQRGDEATVDLDLILKAVRLVKGKALYHDQFAGISGYLRKLFYGEDYALYLHETSLPLKGLKYSLPRKVEWEVLKKAKVVMTNSMWNADTLKGFGINAEVLYPGCYPDKDIEREREDIVLAVSMWDAGRRPELYGELARKIKGKLIMAGSWARKDTMEKFMKDYPEVAVTGKISEGELNSLYRKASLFIRFGFNERGPGMGVLEALAHGTPVIVNEGLGGKEFIKDYENGFVVKDVDEAAQRVNEVLSDGVLRGKMVNSAWETAKEYSWYRHGERLTEIMEKI, from the coding sequence ATGGGTTTTACTATCGTCTTAAGGGTCTTATGGAACGGCGGGGTCGCGAGGATCGCTGTAGAGCAGAGCAGGGTGACCAAGTCTAAACTCCTCGTCCTCAGGGAGAGCTTTAACGACTATGACCTAAAAGGCGTTGATGTCTCCTTTCTGAGGAGAAAAGGCGAAAAGGGGTCCTTCACTCCCCTCTTTAGGAGGCTTACAAAACTATACGCCCCACAAAGGGGGGACGAAGCTACCGTAGACCTCGACCTCATCCTTAAGGCTGTACGACTCGTAAAAGGTAAAGCACTTTACCACGACCAGTTCGCCGGTATATCAGGTTACCTTAGAAAACTGTTTTACGGTGAAGACTACGCTTTATACCTGCACGAGACCTCCCTACCCCTGAAGGGCCTTAAATACTCCTTACCGAGGAAGGTGGAGTGGGAGGTACTGAAGAAAGCTAAAGTCGTTATGACCAACTCCATGTGGAACGCTGATACGCTAAAGGGGTTCGGTATTAACGCTGAAGTACTCTACCCGGGGTGTTATCCGGACAAGGACATAGAAAGGGAAAGGGAAGACATAGTGCTAGCCGTGTCCATGTGGGACGCGGGCAGGAGGCCGGAACTCTACGGCGAACTGGCGAGGAAAATTAAGGGAAAATTAATAATGGCAGGGTCTTGGGCCAGGAAAGATACTATGGAGAAGTTCATGAAAGACTACCCTGAAGTCGCGGTCACAGGGAAGATAAGTGAAGGGGAACTCAACTCCCTCTATAGGAAAGCGTCGCTCTTTATACGCTTCGGTTTTAACGAGAGGGGGCCTGGGATGGGCGTATTAGAGGCGTTAGCCCACGGGACGCCGGTAATAGTGAACGAAGGTCTGGGAGGGAAAGAGTTCATAAAAGACTATGAGAACGGGTTCGTAGTGAAAGACGTGGACGAGGCAGCCCAAAGGGTGAACGAAGTGTTAAGTGACGGAGTATTGAGGGGGAAGATGGTCAACTCTGCATGGGAAACTGCAAAGGAGTACTCTTGGTATAGGCACGGTGAGAGGTTAACGGAAATTATGGAAAAAATATGA
- a CDS encoding DUF2173 family protein: MSEAKLERLMKIKGAIAAGHFSADGKLLAYKGDIPKEIAEMVAKMCAANTLTAEMQADGFSALTKMKWSPLHGWAVAAGDYAVCVMDHYGVFVKLSEADFNAIFKELGETVRS, encoded by the coding sequence ATGAGCGAAGCAAAACTCGAAAGGCTAATGAAAATAAAGGGAGCAATAGCAGCCGGTCATTTTTCAGCAGACGGAAAACTACTGGCGTACAAAGGGGATATACCTAAAGAAATAGCTGAAATGGTAGCTAAAATGTGTGCAGCAAACACTTTAACAGCTGAAATGCAGGCTGACGGCTTTTCTGCCCTGACTAAAATGAAGTGGTCTCCCCTCCACGGTTGGGCAGTAGCTGCTGGTGATTATGCTGTATGTGTTATGGACCACTACGGTGTGTTCGTGAAGCTCTCTGAAGCAGACTTCAACGCTATATTTAAGGAGTTAGGAGAAACGGTCAGGTCTTAA
- a CDS encoding VapB-type antitoxin codes for MQGQPIRIPKELKQKMMKYNVNWNKVISDFVNEKIRELERLEHAKKGIEILRSLELSYAGDKEVVRNRNSS; via the coding sequence ATGCAGGGCCAACCTATAAGGATACCTAAAGAGTTAAAGCAGAAGATGATGAAGTATAACGTCAACTGGAATAAGGTGATATCCGATTTCGTAAACGAGAAGATAAGGGAGTTAGAAAGGCTGGAACACGCGAAAAAAGGTATTGAAATACTCAGGTCTTTGGAACTGTCATACGCGGGTGATAAGGAGGTGGTGAGAAATCGGAACAGTAGTTGA
- a CDS encoding type II toxin-antitoxin system VapC family toxin codes for MLKGKDWEKLAEYIPNSATLDLAIAETLNAITNAKKRRVVNEEVSEKLLMALNEFSSSMDVYESKYYLSRGFKLAISHNISAYSALYLVLAQELGYKLVSLDQKQVKLAERLGIEAVKLPSS; via the coding sequence GTGTTGAAAGGTAAAGACTGGGAAAAGTTAGCGGAATACATACCTAACTCCGCTACACTGGACTTAGCCATAGCCGAGACATTAAACGCTATAACTAACGCAAAGAAGAGGAGAGTAGTGAACGAAGAGGTGTCAGAAAAACTGCTCATGGCCTTGAACGAGTTTTCGAGCTCCATGGACGTGTATGAGAGTAAATACTATTTGAGTAGGGGCTTTAAACTCGCCATATCCCACAACATCAGTGCCTATTCCGCCCTCTACTTAGTCTTAGCCCAAGAACTGGGATATAAGCTGGTCTCACTAGACCAGAAGCAGGTCAAGCTTGCAGAGAGACTAGGTATAGAGGCGGTGAAGTTACCGAGCAGTTGA
- a CDS encoding PaREP1 family protein codes for MSSSQIRSLISNWIREADELLDKGDVVQASEKYYKAAEEAIKLMVKELNLKEILEKVKKSGRWSSALLFEGAKAISPEMYSIWVDAWYLHIYGFHEMRIGYEEAKKMSQKVHEILNIITK; via the coding sequence TTGTCGAGCTCTCAGATAAGGTCGTTGATCTCAAACTGGATTAGGGAAGCTGATGAGTTACTAGATAAGGGGGATGTTGTTCAAGCAAGTGAGAAATATTACAAAGCCGCAGAGGAAGCGATAAAGCTAATGGTGAAAGAACTAAACCTGAAAGAAATACTAGAAAAAGTAAAGAAAAGTGGTAGGTGGTCATCTGCTTTACTCTTCGAAGGGGCTAAGGCAATTTCACCTGAAATGTATTCAATATGGGTCGATGCGTGGTACCTCCATATTTACGGTTTCCATGAGATGAGGATTGGTTATGAAGAAGCGAAAAAGATGTCTCAAAAAGTCCACGAAATATTAAATATTATAACAAAGTGA
- a CDS encoding PaREP1 family protein produces MSSTSILSAADILLREADELLDKGDVVQASEKYYKAAEEAIKLMVKELNLKEILEKVREEGYWSLGILHDAVLQISQKLGDEKVVELWKSAVVILTANLTKDILAVEAEKVRELVELSDKVVDLKLD; encoded by the coding sequence ATGTCCAGTACTAGTATTCTTTCCGCAGCAGATATATTACTTAGGGAAGCTGATGAGTTACTAGATAAGGGGGATGTTGTTCAAGCAAGTGAGAAATATTACAAAGCCGCAGAGGAAGCGATAAAGCTAATGGTGAAAGAACTAAACCTGAAAGAAATACTAGAAAAAGTAAGAGAAGAGGGTTATTGGAGTTTAGGGATCTTACACGACGCTGTCCTTCAAATATCTCAGAAGTTAGGTGACGAGAAGGTAGTAGAACTATGGAAATCAGCAGTTGTAATACTTACTGCTAACCTAACAAAAGATATTTTAGCCGTGGAGGCAGAAAAAGTGAGAGAGCTTGTCGAGCTCTCAGATAAGGTCGTTGATCTCAAACTGGATTAG